In Pseudoliparis swirei isolate HS2019 ecotype Mariana Trench chromosome 9, NWPU_hadal_v1, whole genome shotgun sequence, a genomic segment contains:
- the adrm1 gene encoding proteasomal ubiquitin receptor ADRM1 isoform X1 — translation MSSGALFPSLVSGSRGNSSKYLVEFRAGKMTLKGNVVTPDKRKGSVYIQQSDDSLIHFCWKDRTTANVDDDLIIFPDDCEFKKVSQCTTGRVFVLKFKAGSKRLFFWMQEPKTDKDDEYCRKVNEYLNNPPIPGAAGSGGGSGNELSALGGEGGLQNLLGNMSHNQLMQLIGPTGLGGLGGLGALAGPGLANLLGSGGPATSSSSSSSRSQSAAATPSSGAAPRQSSSQASTTPVTPAATAVAPTSVAPSTPASAQTPLAPASVGSPASHQPIQLSDLQSILATMNVPAASAAQGAAVDLASVCTPEMMAPILTNAEVQQRLLPFLPSGESLLQSADEIQNTINSPQFQQSMSMFSSALASGQLGPLMSQFGLPTEAVDAANRGDVEAFAKAMQDSKGDAKKKKEDDEDMSLD, via the exons ATGTCGTCAGGTGCTCTCTTTCCGAGCTTGGTGAGCGGCTCTAGGGGAAACTCCAGCAAGTATTTGGTGGAGTTTCGTGCTGGTAAAATGACCCTGAAGGGGAACGTAGTGACACCGGACAAACGCAAGGGCTCTGTATACATCCAGCAGTCTGACGACTCCCTCATCCACTTCTGCTGGAAGGATAGGACGACTGCAAATGTTGATGAT GACCTGATCATCTTCCCAGATGACTGTGAATTCAAGAAGGTCAGCCAGTGCACCACTGGACGCGTCTTCGTGTTGAAGTTCAAGGCCGGATCCAAGAGGCTGTTCTTCTGGATGCAG GAACCAAAGACTGACAAGGATGATGAGTACTGTCGTAAGGTGAACGAGTACCTGAACAACCCGCCCATTCCCGGAGCGGCAGGAAGCGGAGGCGGCAGCGGTAACGAACTCTCTGCActcggaggagaaggaggtctgCAAAACCTCCTGGGAAATATGAGCCACAACCAGCTGATGCAGCTGATCGGACCAACTGGATTGGGAGGACTGG GAGGTTTGGGAGCTCTAGCAGGACCAGGACTTGCCAACTTGCTGGGCAGTGGAGGACCTGCCACAAGCAGCTCCTCGTCCAG CTCTCGTAGTCAGTCAGCAGCCGCCACTCCATCATCAGGCGCAGCCCCCAGACAGAGTTCCTCTCAGGCCTCCACCACCCCGGTGACTCCTGCTGCCACCGCTGTCGCCCCTACAAGTGTTGCTCCTTCCACTCCAG CCTCAGCTCAGACCCCACTGGCCCCAGCCTCTGTtggaagccccgcctcccaccAGCCCATCCAGCTCAGTGACCTTCAGAGCATCCTCGCCACCATGAATGTCCCGGCAGCGTCGGCTGCCCAGGGAGCAGCAG TGGATTTAGCAAGTGTTTGCACTCCGGAGATGATGGCTCCCATCCTGACCAACGCTGAGGTCCAGCAGAGGCTCCTGCCCTTCCTCCCCAGTGGAGAAAGTTTACTGCAGAGCGCTGATGAGATCCAGAACACCATCAACTCACCTCAGTTCCAACAG tcCATGAGTATGTTCAGCAGTGCCTTGGCCTCCGGGCAGCTCGGCCCTCTCATGAGTCAGTTCGGTCTGCCGACGGAAGCCGTGGACGCCGCCAACCGAGGAG ATGTGGAGGCGTTTGCCAAAGCCATGCAGGACAGTAAAGGAGacgccaagaagaagaaagaggatgaCGAGGACATGAGTCTGGATTGA
- the adrm1 gene encoding proteasomal ubiquitin receptor ADRM1 isoform X2 — protein MSSGALFPSLVSGSRGNSSKYLVEFRAGKMTLKGNVVTPDKRKGSVYIQQSDDSLIHFCWKDRTTANVDDDLIIFPDDCEFKKVSQCTTGRVFVLKFKAGSKRLFFWMQEPKTDKDDEYCRKVNEYLNNPPIPGAAGSGGGSGNELSALGGEGGLQNLLGNMSHNQLMQLIGPTGLGGLGLGALAGPGLANLLGSGGPATSSSSSSSRSQSAAATPSSGAAPRQSSSQASTTPVTPAATAVAPTSVAPSTPASAQTPLAPASVGSPASHQPIQLSDLQSILATMNVPAASAAQGAAVDLASVCTPEMMAPILTNAEVQQRLLPFLPSGESLLQSADEIQNTINSPQFQQSMSMFSSALASGQLGPLMSQFGLPTEAVDAANRGDVEAFAKAMQDSKGDAKKKKEDDEDMSLD, from the exons ATGTCGTCAGGTGCTCTCTTTCCGAGCTTGGTGAGCGGCTCTAGGGGAAACTCCAGCAAGTATTTGGTGGAGTTTCGTGCTGGTAAAATGACCCTGAAGGGGAACGTAGTGACACCGGACAAACGCAAGGGCTCTGTATACATCCAGCAGTCTGACGACTCCCTCATCCACTTCTGCTGGAAGGATAGGACGACTGCAAATGTTGATGAT GACCTGATCATCTTCCCAGATGACTGTGAATTCAAGAAGGTCAGCCAGTGCACCACTGGACGCGTCTTCGTGTTGAAGTTCAAGGCCGGATCCAAGAGGCTGTTCTTCTGGATGCAG GAACCAAAGACTGACAAGGATGATGAGTACTGTCGTAAGGTGAACGAGTACCTGAACAACCCGCCCATTCCCGGAGCGGCAGGAAGCGGAGGCGGCAGCGGTAACGAACTCTCTGCActcggaggagaaggaggtctgCAAAACCTCCTGGGAAATATGAGCCACAACCAGCTGATGCAGCTGATCGGACCAACTGGATTGGGAGGACTGG GTTTGGGAGCTCTAGCAGGACCAGGACTTGCCAACTTGCTGGGCAGTGGAGGACCTGCCACAAGCAGCTCCTCGTCCAG CTCTCGTAGTCAGTCAGCAGCCGCCACTCCATCATCAGGCGCAGCCCCCAGACAGAGTTCCTCTCAGGCCTCCACCACCCCGGTGACTCCTGCTGCCACCGCTGTCGCCCCTACAAGTGTTGCTCCTTCCACTCCAG CCTCAGCTCAGACCCCACTGGCCCCAGCCTCTGTtggaagccccgcctcccaccAGCCCATCCAGCTCAGTGACCTTCAGAGCATCCTCGCCACCATGAATGTCCCGGCAGCGTCGGCTGCCCAGGGAGCAGCAG TGGATTTAGCAAGTGTTTGCACTCCGGAGATGATGGCTCCCATCCTGACCAACGCTGAGGTCCAGCAGAGGCTCCTGCCCTTCCTCCCCAGTGGAGAAAGTTTACTGCAGAGCGCTGATGAGATCCAGAACACCATCAACTCACCTCAGTTCCAACAG tcCATGAGTATGTTCAGCAGTGCCTTGGCCTCCGGGCAGCTCGGCCCTCTCATGAGTCAGTTCGGTCTGCCGACGGAAGCCGTGGACGCCGCCAACCGAGGAG ATGTGGAGGCGTTTGCCAAAGCCATGCAGGACAGTAAAGGAGacgccaagaagaagaaagaggatgaCGAGGACATGAGTCTGGATTGA